One genomic region from Monomorium pharaonis isolate MP-MQ-018 unplaced genomic scaffold, ASM1337386v2 scaffold_198, whole genome shotgun sequence encodes:
- the LOC118648126 gene encoding LON peptidase N-terminal domain and RING finger protein 3-like, translated as MVGVGTNFRRRIETSFACPLCEGTLCQPVTTGCGHTYCRNCVDPSKNCRVCGVKITIVSETNVLVQRLVERWWPREVEASRARHEGDILVRKGHLGQALDRYNLAVHL; from the coding sequence ATGGTCGGCGTCGGGACGAACTTTAGACGGCGGATCGAGACATCCTTTGCGTGTCCTCTGTGCGAGGGCACCCTCTGCCAACCGGTGACCACCGGTTGTGGTCATACGTACTGTAGGAACTGCGTGGACCCGTCGAAGAACTGTCGCGTGTGCGGGGTGAAAATTACTATTGTGAGTGAAACGAATGTGCTAGTGCAAAGACTCGTGGAGAGATGGTGGCCACGAGAAGTGGAGGCCAGTCGAGCAAGACACGAGGGTGATATCCTCGTGAGGAAGGGTCACCTAGGTCAAGCGCTCGACAGATACAATCTCGCGGTTCATCTCG